A stretch of Clostridium sp. BJN0001 DNA encodes these proteins:
- a CDS encoding HAD-IA family hydrolase: MWQNDQTLSKYKEQFKKYKYISFDIFDTLLLRNLSKPTDIFLKVGSKARKCGYLNENIDKYEFNRIRILAQKKVRNMCRKIDKEITLLDIYNEMPNNIGNMKEIMKIEIEEEKELTYLNPVIYDLLKFLKQKGKKIFLISDMYLNAKIIKEILLYNNFDYTKIDGLFVSCDVSLSKSNGKLFKYVLEKYKINASDIIHIGDNYSKDIQGAQKESIKTIYYNPVSRKDNTIDFENYIYRDVLPEIKSLRKVAGNLAAKYDKDEIFWFKFGAEIFGPVITLFCDYVINEAKKNDIKMIRPFMREAVTLIDVLKKSASNIDYNCDIEPLYISRKVTILPSFKEINQQNLNKIFYIKNISFKDVIDLIGLNKENIKKYICYYDKLIRDINKEKLNEISSFILNNYKKEINEEIYKSRKILKEYLYQEKMNKGKLITVDFGVKGTVQEIIEDLMDNESMMHIVMISSEHLYDKLEKGININTFLGSYDENLELSTNLLQNFKLVVFEDIMMDEKGSTVGYTDTADKIAPNLGINMVPKLELKLKKILREGISCFQKIYYQSLNKKRIINNLYFKKKDILKILARVMSVPSKEESLRLGNLSHENSFGSTCVEKICKETEINFLEKMDLDEFITQQNEIGVKWPEAVITMKYPQYLQNKAIISSNTLPIYYKEALITALKIKEEGINDIIIWGAGEVGKVCIDVFTNQNINIRYIIDSKSWLWDTKIFGIPIKSAEFIADMYKNQSINILISSFSFAEDIKNSISKKFNKFKVYTL; this comes from the coding sequence ATGTGGCAGAATGATCAAACATTATCAAAATATAAAGAACAGTTTAAAAAGTATAAATATATTAGCTTTGATATTTTTGATACACTTCTTTTAAGAAACTTATCAAAACCTACTGATATTTTTTTAAAAGTAGGAAGTAAAGCTAGAAAATGTGGATATTTAAATGAAAACATTGATAAATATGAGTTCAATAGAATAAGAATTTTAGCACAAAAGAAAGTACGTAATATGTGCAGAAAAATAGATAAAGAAATTACTCTTTTAGATATCTATAATGAAATGCCTAATAATATAGGAAATATGAAAGAGATTATGAAAATAGAAATCGAAGAAGAAAAAGAATTGACATATTTAAATCCTGTTATATATGACCTTCTAAAATTTTTAAAACAGAAGGGTAAAAAAATTTTTCTTATTTCTGATATGTATTTGAATGCAAAAATTATAAAAGAAATTCTTCTTTATAATAATTTTGATTATACTAAAATTGATGGATTGTTTGTTTCTTGTGATGTTTCATTGAGTAAGAGTAATGGAAAATTATTTAAATATGTTTTAGAAAAATATAAAATTAATGCTTCTGATATTATACATATTGGTGATAATTATAGTAAAGATATCCAAGGAGCACAAAAAGAATCAATAAAGACTATTTATTATAATCCTGTATCTAGAAAAGATAATACAATAGATTTTGAAAATTATATTTATAGAGACGTGCTACCTGAAATAAAATCTTTAAGGAAAGTAGCTGGTAATTTAGCAGCGAAGTATGATAAAGATGAAATTTTTTGGTTTAAATTTGGGGCTGAAATATTTGGACCTGTTATTACATTATTTTGTGATTATGTAATAAATGAAGCAAAGAAAAATGATATTAAAATGATTAGACCATTTATGAGAGAGGCTGTAACATTAATAGATGTTTTAAAGAAATCTGCTAGTAATATAGACTACAATTGTGATATTGAACCATTATATATATCAAGAAAAGTTACAATTTTACCATCATTTAAAGAAATTAATCAGCAGAATTTAAACAAAATTTTTTATATTAAAAATATTTCATTTAAAGATGTAATAGATTTAATTGGTTTAAATAAAGAAAATATTAAGAAATATATATGTTATTATGATAAACTTATTCGAGATATAAATAAAGAAAAATTAAATGAAATATCGTCATTTATACTTAATAATTATAAAAAGGAAATTAATGAAGAAATTTATAAGTCAAGAAAAATATTAAAAGAATACTTATACCAAGAAAAAATGAATAAAGGAAAATTGATTACAGTTGACTTTGGTGTAAAAGGTACAGTACAGGAAATTATAGAAGATTTAATGGATAATGAAAGCATGATGCATATTGTAATGATATCAAGTGAGCATTTATATGATAAATTGGAAAAGGGAATAAACATTAATACTTTCTTAGGTTCATATGATGAAAATTTAGAATTATCTACTAATCTTCTTCAAAATTTTAAATTGGTAGTATTTGAAGATATAATGATGGATGAGAAAGGTTCAACTGTTGGATATACTGATACAGCAGATAAAATAGCACCAAATCTTGGAATTAATATGGTTCCAAAATTGGAACTTAAATTAAAGAAAATTTTGAGAGAAGGTATATCGTGTTTTCAGAAGATTTATTATCAGAGCTTAAATAAAAAAAGAATTATAAATAATTTATATTTTAAAAAGAAGGATATTTTAAAAATATTAGCAAGAGTGATGTCTGTACCATCTAAAGAGGAAAGCCTCAGGCTTGGAAATTTATCTCATGAAAATAGTTTTGGAAGTACTTGTGTTGAAAAAATATGTAAAGAAACAGAAATTAATTTTTTAGAAAAAATGGATTTGGATGAATTTATTACACAGCAGAATGAAATTGGTGTAAAATGGCCAGAAGCAGTAATTACAATGAAGTATCCACAGTATTTGCAGAATAAAGCTATAATTAGTAGCAACACCCTTCCAATATATTATAAAGAAGCGTTAATTACTGCATTAAAGATAAAAGAAGAAGGAATTAACGATATTATTATATGGGGAGCAGGAGAAGTTGGTAAAGTGTGCATAGATGTATTTACAAATCAGAATATAAATATAAGATATATAATAGATAGTAAATCATGGCTATGGGATACTAAAATTTTTGGAATACCAATTAAATCTGCAGAATTTATAGCTGATATGTATAAAAATCAAAGTATAAATATATTAATTTCGTCTTTTAGTTTTGCTGAGGATATTAAAAATTCTATAAGTAAGAAATTTAATAAGTTTAAAGTATATACTTTATAG
- a CDS encoding CDP-alcohol phosphatidyltransferase family protein — protein MSNIIYKREKKIMHLAEAFYTNVIVNPILPLVAKTPIKPNYITISNILISVFIYYLAFMNNLTIVAVLIQLYLFFDVLDGNLARYINARSKLGAKLDFWSDRFFYNLIFISIGYGRVNILLLLAVVVCVNLYAIIPTYYIVPNLRKLKNIKRFGFKKYMMSKGYIIGMDLGTVDFLLTFFLITRLISLTNLFILITAGYIIDLMYRIIELKINQKISGGRNV, from the coding sequence ATGAGTAATATAATTTATAAAAGAGAAAAAAAAATAATGCATCTAGCAGAGGCTTTTTATACTAATGTAATAGTAAATCCGATACTTCCATTAGTAGCTAAAACGCCTATAAAACCTAATTACATAACTATTTCTAATATATTAATTTCAGTTTTTATCTATTATTTAGCTTTTATGAATAATCTTACGATTGTTGCAGTTTTAATTCAGTTATATTTATTTTTTGATGTTTTAGATGGAAATTTAGCAAGATATATAAATGCTAGATCTAAACTTGGAGCTAAGCTAGATTTTTGGAGTGATAGGTTTTTTTACAATTTGATTTTTATTTCTATAGGGTATGGTAGAGTTAATATACTATTATTATTAGCAGTAGTAGTATGCGTAAATTTATATGCAATTATTCCAACGTATTACATAGTTCCTAATCTTAGAAAGTTAAAAAATATAAAGAGATTTGGCTTTAAAAAATATATGATGAGTAAGGGATACATAATTGGAATGGATCTTGGCACAGTAGATTTTTTACTTACTTTCTTTTTAATAACTAGATTAATATCATTAACAAATCTATTTATACTTATAACAGCAGGGTACATTATAGATTTAATGTATAGAATTATAGAACTTAAAATAAACCAAAAGATAAGTGGTGGGAGAAATGTTTAA